GACATCCATATGGTGGAAAAAGACGGTATCCTCAAGCTGTTGCTTGGGATTTATCGCTATCCTGTCGTCTACACCTTGTGGTTCCTTCGGGATCTCTACGTCTATTTTCTCCTGGCTCCGGTATTTTATGTCTTTTCCAAGGAAATTCCGCTTCTTGGACTGGCGGCATGCTGGGCGGTCTGGATGTTTATGCCCCAGGCCGGCATTCCCATTGAGCTAAGCGGGCTGCTCTTTTTCTATGGCGGCTGCGTGTTGTCCCAAAGCAAGGTTAATCTTGATGGAGCTCGGTGGCTGACGCTGCCTGTGGCCGTTGTGTATTTGATTTTCCTGTTCGTCACTGCCCATTTTGAATTTTACTACGGGGCGACGTCCTATTACCATTTACTGTATCGCCACAGCATGATTTTCGGAACCATCACCCTCTGGCTCCTGTCGGCTTATTGCCCTCTTCGTGACAACTCGTTGCTGCTTCGGCTCGCCGCAACCTCCTTTTTCGTGTATCTCACCCATGAGCCGGTTCTTTCCTATCTGATCTACGGGACCCGGTTTCTTTTCAAACCCTCCGGCAGTCTGGTCGGCATCGCCTATATGCTGCTTCTGGTGCTCGTCACCTACAGCCTGTGCCACGGTCTGGCCCGGCTGCTGGAGCGCCGATTGCCGCGCCTGTATGCCCTGGCTGTCGGGGCCAGATAGGAGCCTTATGCGTATTATCGGCGGCCGGTTTGGCGGACGCAGTATCAAAGTGATCGACGCCCCGGGGCTGCGCCCGGCCACCGGGCGGGTGCGGGAAGCGCTTTTTTCCATGCTGACGGCCCGGGGCGTGGTATTTGCCGGCGCCCAGGTCCTTGACTGCTATGCCGGGGCCGGGAGTGTAGGCATTGAAGCCCTTTCCCGGGGAGCCGAAGCGGCCGTCTTTATCGAACGCAGTCCGGCTGTGGCCAAGGTGCTCAGGGAGAATCTGCGAGGCCTGGGCTTAGACCCCCGCGTCGCCCGGATCATGGAGGCTGATGTGGTCAAGGCGCTGCCCCGACTGGGCAGGCGACGCTTCGACCTCGTGGCCATTGATCCGCCCTATGGCCAGGGACTCTTGCCGCCGACTCTGGCCAACCTTGCCTCTCTGGGCCTCGTGGCCGATGGCGGCGTGGTCGTAGCCGAAATCGAAGCCGGCGTGGAACTGCCCCCTGATGCCGTTCCGCCGTCCTTTCTCTGCCTGATCGACCGAACCTACGGTCAAACGAGGATTATCGTATGGACACTGGCAAGCCCTGCACAGCCATCTATCCCGGAACCTTCGATCCCCTGACCAACGGCCATGTTTCCCTGGTGCGGCGGGCGGCCAAGGTGTTTGGCACCGTGGTCGTGGCCGTGGCTGGAGATTCCCACAAAACGCCGCTTTTTTCCCTGGAAGAGCGCATTGCCATTGCCGAGGAGGTCTTTGCCAATGACCACCGGGTGCTGGTCGAGGGCTTTCGGGGCCTGCTGGTCAATTACGTCAAAGCGCGTCAGGCCAACGTGATTTTGCGTGGGATGCGGGCGGTGTCTGATTTTGAATTCGAGTTCCAGATGGCGCTCATGAACCGCAAACTCGACCGAACCATCGAGACCGTGTTCATCATGACCGACTATAAATGGCTCTACATCAGTTCCACCATTGTCAAGGAAGTGGCCAAGCATGGCGGCGATATCCGGGGCATGGTGCCGGACCGGGTGCGTGAGCGGATGCTGGCTCGCTACGGCCTGGAACAGGCGTCCCCAAACGGCAGGGAAGGCTGAGCGTGGCCAAAACGTCGGTCGTGTGCCTGCTTGGAGCCACAGGGACGGGGAAAACCGCGGCCGCCATCGCCCTGGCCTGCGCTCTCGGGGGCGAAGTGGTCAATGTGGATTCACGTCAGGTCTATGCCGGTATCCCGGTGCTGACCGCCCAGCCCACGCCGCAAGAACAGGCCGCCTGCCCGCATCGTCTCTACGGCGACACGCCGCTTGACGTTCCGGTGGCTGCCGGGGATTTTGCCGTACGGGCCAGAGCCGCTGCCGCCGCCATCAGCGCCCGGGGGCGTCTGCCTCTTTTTGTCGGGGGCACGGGACTCTATTTCCGGGCCATTCTCGGCGGGCTGGCCCCCATTCCGATGACCCCTGCCGCAGTGCGGGCCGGTGTCCTGGCCGATTGGGAACGCCTGGGACCGGCCGCCATGCACGCCCGGTTGACGGCGGCCGACCCAGACTATGCCGCCCGCATCGCCCCGGCCGATCGCCAGCGGGTCACCAGGGCTTTGGAAGTCTTCGCGGCCACGGGACGGGCCTTTTCCGACTGGCACCGGCAGGGTGATCCCGCTGCCCCGGACTATGCTGCCGTCATGATTGGTCTGTCCGTCCCCATGGAAGAACTGCTGCCCAGGCTGGCCCGGCGCATTGAGAGCATGGCCGCCGGTGGAGCCGTTGAGGAAGTGCGGCAGGCGCTCGCCCGCTATCCGTCCGACGTTCCGGGACTGACCGGCATTGGCGGCCCGGAAATTGCCGCCCATCTGGCTGGCAGATGCAATCTCAAAGAGGCCAAGGAGGCCTGGCTCTCCAATACCCGGGCCTATGCCAAGCGTCAGATGACCTGGTTTCGCAAGGATGCGGCCATCACCTGGTTTGCCCCGGACAACCATATAGGCATCCTCGCGGCTGTACAGCGCAGTCTTTCGGAGCAAACCGCATGAATCGCCGTCAGGCATTGGCCTTTTTGGCCGCAGCCGGCCTTGTCGCCTGCCGGCCGGGCGTCGCCTTCGCAGATACTGCCGACGAACTGGCCGGCACGGCGCAGGCTGAACTGATCGGCGGCAATGCCGCCAAGGCCCTGCCCCTGCTCCTGGAAGCCGAGGACAAGGACCCGCGCAATGATCGGGTCCAGGCCTTGCTTGGCCGGGCCTACTACCAGCAGGGCGACGCCCGGGCAGCCTTGTCCCATTTCACCCTGGCCGTTCGCCTCAACCCCGAGGATACGTTGTCGCGGATGTTGGCCGAGACAATCAGCCAGTTTCCGCTGCCGGGCAAGGGCAGCCCGGGCCGCGAGGCGTCTGCGCCGCGTCCCCGGCCATCGGCTCTGGCCCGGGAAGCCCAGGCTGAACGTGCGGCGCTTCTGAACCGCACCGGCCGGTCGGCGCGCCAGGGCCCGGCCAGACTGCTCCTCGACCCCGGACATGGCGGCACGGACAGCGGCGCGAGCGTCGGGGGGCTTCGCGAAGCCGACGTGACCCTGGATATTGCCCTGCGTCTGGCTCGGTTGCTGGCTGCGTCCAAGAACGACGTGATCCTCCAGCTCACCCGGACCTCCGACGTCTTTCTGCCGGGCTGGGCCAGGGCCGGATTGGTAGGATTTTACGACGCAGACCTGCTTGTCTCCCTGCACGCTACCCGCGTGGTCGAACCGACAGCCGCCGGCGTCATTGTCTATGCCTACGACCGCCAACCTTCCGATGCTTTGGCTGCCCTGGTTGCCCGGGCTGAGAATGCCGCCCAGGAGGCGGGCGCATCCTGGACGGCGCGGGGAGGAGAGGGGGTGTTCGTGTCGGCTGTACGCGCGGCTGTCGGTTCTGACAGGCGCGGACGAAGCCGGGAGCTGGCGACGGCCCTGGCCCGGGCCATGCCCGGCAGCGCGCCTTTGCCGATACGGGGAGCGGCGGCCGGACCGTTCGGATTGCTTGGCGCGGTGGAAGCGCCAGGGGTATTGGTCGAAACAGGATTTCTCTCCCACCCCGACGACGCAGCTGCCCTGGCCAATGCGGACAAGCGACAAGCCATGGCCCAGGGGCTGACCGAGGCTCTGCTGGCCGTCACCCGGACGCTGTAGGCCGCTCATGGACGTCTGGCATAAAAAAAGCCCCGGAGGGACATCCCCCGGGGCTTTCAACGGCAGTTTACAGCCGGCTAGTTCTTGTCCGTCGTGTCGTCTTTGGCCTTGCCCGGCGTCACGTCGATCTCGTCGGGTTCACTGGTGGCCTTCTTGAAATTCTTGATGGCTTTCCCCATGCCGGCTCCGATCTCGGGCAGCTTGTTGGCTCCGAAAATGATAAGCACAATGACCAGGATAATGAGAAGCTCCGGAAATCCTATTCCAAACATGCTGCGCCTCCGCAAGTGGGTTGGCCAAGGCTTTACACGCGGCCTGCCGGCAGGTCAAGAAAGGCCGGCCGACATGGAAAATTCGTCATGCCCGCCCGTTTGACCCGACTGTCCGGGGAGGGCTGTCCCCATTGCCTGAGAGGACGGTGCCTGTATGAAGAGCATCTGAATCCCGGTCTTTGCCAGGACTACTGCTGCGCCGTGGTACGGCGGTTGTGCCGGGCTTTCGATGATTTCGTGCTGCGGGCTGACAACCTGAGTCTTAGTGACGAGCAGGCCGAGGCGTTATGGCAGGCCCGGTTTCCAGCCACCTTGGCCAAAGAAGGGAATTGTCAGGATTACCTGCCCGGTGGTACGACGTCCTTCCCGGACTGTGTCCATGCCGCAGGCGACCTGTGTTTGCAGGCCTTTCCCCCTTGTCCGGGCCGATGCCCGCGGTATCTGGCACGCCAGGGCAGGTAAACGGTTTCTATGCCAAAGGACGGTTTTCATGAACGCTTTGTCAGGCGACGCTTCAGTGTTGCTGCATTTCCCCTGCCTGACGCCGGCTGTGGCCGCGGTTGCCGTGCCCGGTGTTTTGTTTCTCGATCCCGGGTTGGCTGACGCATCCGAACCGGGCATGTTGCGTCCGGCCGGGCTGGCGCTTCCCGAGACGGAGTTGGCGGGATTTTTGCGCGAATTCGAACGACTGCGGCGGGAAACCAAAAATCCCAAGGATCTTGCGCTGCTGGCCGGAGCCTCCAAGGGGCATTATTTTGCCGACACCACCTTTGCCGTGCGCGAGGAACTGGAAGACCAGCTCCATCCCGAGCGGGTGGCCGCCCGCCAGGCCAAGGCAGCCCAGCTTTCCCTGTGTCTGGCCGCCATGATCGAACAGAGCGTGGCCGAATTGGCTGAGGCCGGGGGCCTCGACGACCGCTTCCGCCTGGGGCTGGCCGAAAGCCTGGGAATCGAAGCCGACCTGGATGACGATGACGACACCCTGGCGCTGACTGCGGCCTTGTCGGCTGCCGGAACAATGCCCACTGCCGCCGCGTTTGCCGATGAGTTTCGGCCGCCCTGGCAGCAGCTCCTGTCGCCGTTTTGGGCTCTGGCCCCGCAAGGAGCCGGTCTTTTTATTGCTGATCCCGATATCGCGGCCACGCTTTTTGACGCCGATCTGGGGTTGGACGCTGCCTCGGGCCAGACCCTGGCTGCTTGGTTCCCGGATGGCCCCCCGAACATGGCGCTGTCGGTTGCCACGGTGACGGGGTGGCGGCTTCTGGGCAAGACCCGGCCCGATGCCCAGGCTCCCTGGCTGGATACGCCCCGGCCGATTGTTGTCGTCAACCCGATAAGCCCCGTGCAGGCCTAAGGAGGCGTTTTTCGGTGTACGTGTGCAATCCGACTTCTCCGCCGCAGTTCCTTTCCCGGCTAACCGGCGTGATTTTCGACTGCGACGGCGTCCTGGTCGATTCCAGAGACGCCAACCGCATGTATTACAACCTGATCCGCGAAGGTCTGGGGATGCTCCCCATCACCCCGGATGAGGAGGAGTATGTCCATATGCATTCGGTCACCGAATGCCTGGTCCGCATCATCCCGGCCGACCGCCTGGAAGAGGCTGAGATCGTTCGGAGAAATCTCAATTACGAGGATATCTTCCCGTACATTTTTCTGGAAGACGGACTGGTCGAACTGCTTGATGTCCTGGCCGGGCAGGGCATTCGCATGGCCGTGCACACCAACCGGACCTCGACGGTGGAACTCTTGCTGGCGCACTTTGAAATCGACCGGTATTTTTCGCCGGTCATAAGCGCCGGAAGCCTTAAACGGCCCAAACCTGATCCTGAGGGCGTCTATCGTATTTTGGACGCCTGGAATCTGTCCAAGGACACTGTGGCTTATATCGGCGACTCGGCTCTGGATGAGCGTTCAGCGGCGGCAGCTGGAATTCCTTTCTGGTCGTATAAAAATCCAGCCCTGGCTGCGGCCATGTTCGTGCCGGACTTTGACAGCCTGCGTGCCTGTCTGGCCGGGAAGAGGGCCGGTTCACCTGGCGTTGACGGCAAGGAACCGGAATTGTCTTGATTAATGGCCTGCTCTGTGCCATTTTTCAGGTAAAGCGCGTTGGTTTTTGATTACTGATCGCAAGGAATACGCATGGATATCATTGGCTATTTTTTTGTTGCTCTGGCCAGGGTGCTCGACATCGTTTTCAGCCTCTATTTCTGGGTCATCCTCATCTCTGCCTTGCTGTCCTGGGTGCGTCCCGACCCGTACAACCCTGTGGTCCGCTTTCTTCGCGCTGTTACCGATCCGGTCTTTTACCGGGTTCGGCGCTGGTTTCCGTTTCTCACGATTGGCGGCATCGACCTGTCGCCCATTGTCGTGATCCTGGCGTTGCAGTTTCTCCAGTGGTTTCTTGTGCCCACCCTCATGCGCCTTGGCGGCGTGGGTATGGGGCGCATGTAGGGTGGCGGCGGTGACGGCCGATACCCGGACAGTTGCCCGTAACTGCTGCGGGACGGCTGGTCTAGCCGTCTGCGGTTCGGATGCGTGAGCCGTGACCCTGGATAAAATTGATCTGCTTGACCGGAAATTCTCGCACAGCCTCCTCGGCTATCGCCGTGATGCCGTAGATCGTCTTGTGGCCGAGGCGGCGGATTCCATCGGCCGTCTGGCCGAAGAGAAAATGGCCCTGACCCGGGCCAACGACTGCCTGACCCGGGAGATTGCCGAATACCGGAGCCGGGAAGCCACTCTTCGCGATACGTTGCTGACAACGCAGCAGATCGTGGAGGATTTGAAAATAAAGGCCCGCCAGGAAGCCGAGCGCATTCTGGACGAGGCTCGCGATCAGGCGGCGGCCATGCTGGCCGAAGCCAAGGGGCAGGCTGCCGCCCTGGCCCGGGACATCGACGTTCTGGCTGCCCGCAAGGCGGCCCTGGTCGCCCGATTCCGCGACATGCTCTTGGCCTCTCTGGACATCCTCGACGCTCAGGCGCAATCGGCGTCGGGCCAGGATGCCGAAGCCCTCGACTTGGATGCGACAACGGCTGGGGAGGAGGGAGGCATGTTTGCCGATGCCGCCGCATCGCCGCCGCCCCCAAGCGTAGCGGATGGCCCCGATGACCCTGATGTCCCTGAGGCGTTTGACCCCTTTGCCCTGTTGAAGCGGTAGGTGGGCCGAATGGCACGGAAAGAGGCAGGGCGGGCAGGCAACCGGGCCAGCGGCCAGGAGCAGGCGGGCCAAGGCGTACAGCCGGACGGGACGTTGCCGATTTTCGTCCTCGCCACCGGCCCCGGAGCCTGGACGTTGCGGGTGGCGGTGACCCCGGGCGGGGCCAAGGATGCCCTGGCTGGATTGGTCGAAGACCGGCTGCGGATACGGCTTCGGGCCAAAGCCGTGGAAGGCCAGGCCAATGCCGCCCTGACGGATTTTCTGGCGGTCTGCCTGGGACTCAAATCCCGGCAGGTGCGCATTGTATCCGGGGAAAAATCCCGGAAGAAAACGATTCGTATAGAAGCAGAGTCCGAACCCGACTGGTCCGCAGTGGCCATGATGGGTTGAGACTAGAACCGTCAACAAGGAGTCTGTGCCATGGATCAACGCGATCTGGATCTCGTCGCCAAGTACGGTGAAGCGGACCCGGAACTCAAAAGCCTCTATGAAGAGCATGTCGCGTTTGAGAAGATTTTGGACAAGATGGAGTCGAAGCCTTTCCTGACTCCCGCTGAAGACACGGAGCTTAAGGAGATCAAGAAAAAGAAGCTGTCCGGCAAGACTCGCATCGAGAATCTTCTGATGAAATATCGCAAGGCGGAGGACCAATAACATGGAACTCACCGGGGCCCAAATCCTCCTGGAATCCCTGCGCCGCGAAGGCGTGGAAGTCGTTTTCGGCTTTCCAGGCGGTGCGGTCATAGACATTTACGACCAGTTGCCGAACTACCCCCTGCGCCATGTGCTGGTACGCCATGAACAGGGCGCCATCCACGCTGCGGATGGTTACGCCCGGGCCACGGGCAAGGTAGGCGTATGCCTGGTGACCTCGGGCCCCGGAGCGACCAATACCGTAACCGGCATTGCCACGGCCTATATGGATTCCGTGCCGGTCGTCATCATCACCGGACAGGTGCCGACGCCGCTTATCGGCAACGACGCCTTTCAGGAAGTGGACATCGTCGGCATTACGCGCTCGTGCACCAAGCATAATTACTTGGTCAAAGATGTGCGCGATCTGTCCCGAGTCATTAAAGAGGCCTTCTACCTCGCTTCCACGGGTCGGCCCGGTCCGGTGCTGATCGACTTGCCAAAAGATGTCCAGACCCAGCTTACGGAATACAAGTACCCGAAAACCATCAAGATGCGCAGCTACAATCCCACCTATGCCCCCAATCCCAAGCAGGTGGCCAAGGTAGCGGCTGTGGTGCGTCGGGCCAAGAAACCCATTATTTACGCCGGCGGCGGCGTCATCGCCTCCGAGGCCAGCGCCGATTTGGCGTGGCTGGCCCGCTCGTTTAATATGCCAGTCACGGCCACTCTCATGGCCCTTGGCTGCTTTCCGGCCGAAGACCCGCTCTGGCTCGGGATGCTCGGGATGCACGGCACCTATGCCGCCAACATGGCCATCAGCAATGCCGACCTGATTCTGGCCATTGGCAGCCGCTTCGACGACCGGGTGACCGGCAAGATCAGCGAGTTCGCCAAGAACGCCAAGATCGTGCACATCGACATCGACCCCACCTCGATCCAGAAAAACGTGCCCGTAGACATCCCGGTGGTGGCCGACTGCAAGAGCTTTCTGACCGCTCTGCGTCAGACCCTGGAGCCGACCCTGGAGGCGGAGCCAGCAGCCGGGCTCGAGGCCTGGAACAGCAAGGTGGCCGCCTGGAAAGTGGAAAAACCGCTGTCGTACAACCAGGAAGGCACGGTCATAAAGCCCCAGTTCGTGGTCGAGACCATTTCCCGGCTGACCAAGGGCGAGGCCATCATCACCACCGAGGTCGGCCAGAACCAGATGTGGGCGGCCCAGTTCTATGCCTTTAATCGCCCCCGGTCGTTTATCAGTTCCGGCGGCCTTGGCACCATGGGTTTCGGTTTTCCGGCGGCCATCGGCGCCCAGATGGCCTGTCCCGACCGACTGGTCATTGACGTGGCTGGCGACGGCTCCATCCAGATGTGCATTCAGGAGCTGGCCACGGCCGTATGCTACAATCTGCCGGTCAAAATCGTTATCCTAAACAA
The nucleotide sequence above comes from Desulfovibrio sp. TomC. Encoded proteins:
- a CDS encoding N-acetylmuramoyl-L-alanine amidase, translating into MNRRQALAFLAAAGLVACRPGVAFADTADELAGTAQAELIGGNAAKALPLLLEAEDKDPRNDRVQALLGRAYYQQGDARAALSHFTLAVRLNPEDTLSRMLAETISQFPLPGKGSPGREASAPRPRPSALAREAQAERAALLNRTGRSARQGPARLLLDPGHGGTDSGASVGGLREADVTLDIALRLARLLAASKNDVILQLTRTSDVFLPGWARAGLVGFYDADLLVSLHATRVVEPTAAGVIVYAYDRQPSDALAALVARAENAAQEAGASWTARGGEGVFVSAVRAAVGSDRRGRSRELATALARAMPGSAPLPIRGAAAGPFGLLGAVEAPGVLVETGFLSHPDDAAALANADKRQAMAQGLTEALLAVTRTL
- the coaD gene encoding pantetheine-phosphate adenylyltransferase, with protein sequence MDTGKPCTAIYPGTFDPLTNGHVSLVRRAAKVFGTVVVAVAGDSHKTPLFSLEERIAIAEEVFANDHRVLVEGFRGLLVNYVKARQANVILRGMRAVSDFEFEFQMALMNRKLDRTIETVFIMTDYKWLYISSTIVKEVAKHGGDIRGMVPDRVRERMLARYGLEQASPNGREG
- a CDS encoding DivIVA domain-containing protein, encoding MTLDKIDLLDRKFSHSLLGYRRDAVDRLVAEAADSIGRLAEEKMALTRANDCLTREIAEYRSREATLRDTLLTTQQIVEDLKIKARQEAERILDEARDQAAAMLAEAKGQAAALARDIDVLAARKAALVARFRDMLLASLDILDAQAQSASGQDAEALDLDATTAGEEGGMFADAAASPPPPSVADGPDDPDVPEAFDPFALLKR
- a CDS encoding YggT family protein, with protein sequence MDIIGYFFVALARVLDIVFSLYFWVILISALLSWVRPDPYNPVVRFLRAVTDPVFYRVRRWFPFLTIGGIDLSPIVVILALQFLQWFLVPTLMRLGGVGMGRM
- a CDS encoding twin-arginine translocase TatA/TatE family subunit; translation: MFGIGFPELLIILVIVLIIFGANKLPEIGAGMGKAIKNFKKATSEPDEIDVTPGKAKDDTTDKN
- the rsmD gene encoding 16S rRNA (guanine(966)-N(2))-methyltransferase RsmD, with the protein product MRIIGGRFGGRSIKVIDAPGLRPATGRVREALFSMLTARGVVFAGAQVLDCYAGAGSVGIEALSRGAEAAVFIERSPAVAKVLRENLRGLGLDPRVARIMEADVVKALPRLGRRRFDLVAIDPPYGQGLLPPTLANLASLGLVADGGVVVAEIEAGVELPPDAVPPSFLCLIDRTYGQTRIIVWTLASPAQPSIPEPSIP
- the miaA gene encoding tRNA (adenosine(37)-N6)-dimethylallyltransferase MiaA; translation: MAKTSVVCLLGATGTGKTAAAIALACALGGEVVNVDSRQVYAGIPVLTAQPTPQEQAACPHRLYGDTPLDVPVAAGDFAVRARAAAAAISARGRLPLFVGGTGLYFRAILGGLAPIPMTPAAVRAGVLADWERLGPAAMHARLTAADPDYAARIAPADRQRVTRALEVFAATGRAFSDWHRQGDPAAPDYAAVMIGLSVPMEELLPRLARRIESMAAGGAVEEVRQALARYPSDVPGLTGIGGPEIAAHLAGRCNLKEAKEAWLSNTRAYAKRQMTWFRKDAAITWFAPDNHIGILAAVQRSLSEQTA
- a CDS encoding DUF167 domain-containing protein, whose translation is MARKEAGRAGNRASGQEQAGQGVQPDGTLPIFVLATGPGAWTLRVAVTPGGAKDALAGLVEDRLRIRLRAKAVEGQANAALTDFLAVCLGLKSRQVRIVSGEKSRKKTIRIEAESEPDWSAVAMMG
- the ilvB gene encoding biosynthetic-type acetolactate synthase large subunit; protein product: MELTGAQILLESLRREGVEVVFGFPGGAVIDIYDQLPNYPLRHVLVRHEQGAIHAADGYARATGKVGVCLVTSGPGATNTVTGIATAYMDSVPVVIITGQVPTPLIGNDAFQEVDIVGITRSCTKHNYLVKDVRDLSRVIKEAFYLASTGRPGPVLIDLPKDVQTQLTEYKYPKTIKMRSYNPTYAPNPKQVAKVAAVVRRAKKPIIYAGGGVIASEASADLAWLARSFNMPVTATLMALGCFPAEDPLWLGMLGMHGTYAANMAISNADLILAIGSRFDDRVTGKISEFAKNAKIVHIDIDPTSIQKNVPVDIPVVADCKSFLTALRQTLEPTLEAEPAAGLEAWNSKVAAWKVEKPLSYNQEGTVIKPQFVVETISRLTKGEAIITTEVGQNQMWAAQFYAFNRPRSFISSGGLGTMGFGFPAAIGAQMACPDRLVIDVAGDGSIQMCIQELATAVCYNLPVKIVILNNGYLGMVRQWQELFYKKNYCATCLDVAPDFVKLAEAYGAAGFRVTDPAKVESVLAEAFALPRPVIVDVVVDREENVAPMVPAGKSITEMILV
- a CDS encoding HAD family hydrolase, whose amino-acid sequence is MYVCNPTSPPQFLSRLTGVIFDCDGVLVDSRDANRMYYNLIREGLGMLPITPDEEEYVHMHSVTECLVRIIPADRLEEAEIVRRNLNYEDIFPYIFLEDGLVELLDVLAGQGIRMAVHTNRTSTVELLLAHFEIDRYFSPVISAGSLKRPKPDPEGVYRILDAWNLSKDTVAYIGDSALDERSAAAAGIPFWSYKNPALAAAMFVPDFDSLRACLAGKRAGSPGVDGKEPELS
- a CDS encoding DUF465 domain-containing protein; its protein translation is MDQRDLDLVAKYGEADPELKSLYEEHVAFEKILDKMESKPFLTPAEDTELKEIKKKKLSGKTRIENLLMKYRKAEDQ
- a CDS encoding acyltransferase family protein, coding for MSTRSLVVPEISKRFDVLRTLLVVFVIGIHAEKGLQAYYTEIPDLLRIYLDFFPHNIFRLSVPLFFSISGYLFFLTYKPDVHSYGRMILKKTRTILLPYLFFNAISLLLIVVFNKVPYIGDIHMVEKDGILKLLLGIYRYPVVYTLWFLRDLYVYFLLAPVFYVFSKEIPLLGLAACWAVWMFMPQAGIPIELSGLLFFYGGCVLSQSKVNLDGARWLTLPVAVVYLIFLFVTAHFEFYYGATSYYHLLYRHSMIFGTITLWLLSAYCPLRDNSLLLRLAATSFFVYLTHEPVLSYLIYGTRFLFKPSGSLVGIAYMLLLVLVTYSLCHGLARLLERRLPRLYALAVGAR